TCGCCGGCCGCGGTCAGCAAGGCTGCTGCCGTGTCCGGACCGACACCGTAGAGCTCCAGGAGCTTGGGTGCGCAGGCATCGATCGCTGTGCTGATCCGTGCCGTGAGGTCGTTGATCTCCTCGGTGAGATGCAGGATTCGCTTGGCCAGGAGCCGGAGCGTGTGGCGGGATGCCGCCTGCGGCCCCGTGCCGGGCGCGGGCCGCAGCTGCGAACACCGGCGGATGAGTTTGGGGTTGCTCAGCCCGGCCAGTGACTCACGCAAGGCCGGCTCTGCCGCCACGAGCACGGCCTTGAGCTGGTTGATGGCCATGGACCGGGACTTGACCGCGGAGGTCTTGGCCATCTTGAACAGCCGGATTGTCTCCACCGGGCCGTCGGTCGTCTTGGCGGTGGCTGTGGCTCGGCCGGAGAGGACTGCCCGGGCGGCGGCTGCCGCATCGATGGAGTCGGACTTGCCGTGTCGGCGTCGGGCGGCCTTGTCGGGCTGGTTGACCTCGGTGACCGTGATGCCTTCTTGGTGCAGATAGCGGGTGAGGGCGGCTCCGTAGGAGCCGGTGCACTCTACTCCGGCCTGCCGTAACAGCCCGAAAGCACGTGCCCAGGACAGCAGTTGGCGATAGCCCTCCCGGGTCGTGGGGAAGCTTCGCGTGTCCAGCAGAAAACCGGTGCTAGTGATGACCGCAGCCACGTGGACATCTTTGTGCGTGTCGACTCCGAGCAGGACCTGTTCGTGCTGATCAGTTGTGTCGTGACGTGGATGGCTCTGTTGAGTCATGCTGGGCATGGTCGCCTGTCTCCTGATCGCCTCGGGAAACGCCGGTGGCTGACGCCGGAACGGTGTGGCGGTCAGGACTGTGACGGTGCCTGTCGCGAAGGCCCCTATCGGGACACGCCCACCGTTTCGGTGACAGCACGCACCGCCTCAGGCAGCAGCCGGCAGATCAAACGCAAGGCACCAGGGCCAGTCGTATCGCGGGCCAGACCACCACCCAAGGCGGCACCCCACCATCCTCACAGTCGTAACGGGTGGCGACGGCTCTGAACTGCTTCAACTTCCCGATGGCCCGCTCCACCGTGTTGCGCTCCTTGTACCGGGCCTTGTCGAAGCCCGGGGGCCGTCCGCCGCGTGAACCCCGGCGCAGACGTGCGGCCTTGTGGTCCTTCTTCTCCGGGATCACATGCCGGATGCCTCGCTTGCGGAGGTAGGCGCGGATCTTACGGTTGCTGTATGCCTTGTCGGCACTCACGCTGTCCGGCGTGCGACGAGGCCGGCCGAGTCCCATGCGGGGAACGCGGATCTTGTCCATGACCGGCTCGAACTGGGTGCAGTCCGCCCGCTGGCCTGGCGTGACGAGCAAAGCCAGTGGGCGGCAGCGGCCCTTCCGCGGCAATGTGGATTTTGCAGGTCAGCCCGCCGCGGGAACGGCCGAGTGCTTCGCCTGCCGCACCGCCGCCTCCAGCAGGTCGCGCAGGCTCACCACCGCCGACAGATGCTGAACCGATCTTCGCGGAGCCCCTTTTGAAGAGCCCGGCAGCAACGGCGGTGGATCCTTGGGCGCGCCCGCTGCGTGCTGATGAGCACGGGCGACCGTGGAATCGACGTTGATGTTCCAGTCGATGTCGCCCTCGGCGTCGGCGGCGGCTTGGACGTGCCGCAGGAGCATCTCCCAGGTTCCGTCGGCCGACCACAGCGCGTGCCGCTTGTGGACGGTCTTCCACGGGCCGAAGCGTTCGGGCAGCTCGCGCCACTGTACGCCCGTGCTCAGCCGGTGAATGATCCCGTTGATCACCTGCCGGTGATCCCGCCACCGGCCCCACCGGTTGTTGCTGACCGGCAGCAGAGGCTCCAGCACGGCCCACTCACCGTCCGTCAGATCCCCCCGACTCATCATGACCAGAACAACGAGCTAACTGATCGAAGAGACACGCCCTAGATGTCACAGCCCGGCACTCGAACATCCCCAAGAACAACTGCCCCTTGGGAGCGTTCTTAGCAACGGATTAGGGCCTCTTGGTAGCTCGGGGTTGCGAAGCCAACCGAGATCCAGGAGACCCTGTTGCCGCAGTGGTACGCGCCCGAGCCCGCCCGCTTCAACTCGCCCGCTGTGTCGTGCGATTGCCTCGCGCACGTGTACGGCAACGCGGCTGATCATCCGGACCGGGTGCGCCGGTATCCGTCGGACATGACGGACGCGGAGTGGGCGGAGGTCCGAACAGGCAGCCGAGACCTGGGACCACCTCTTCACCACCATCGGGCACCACTTCGGCCGTGTCGAACCCCGCCGCCGGATGCGGGACTACGTGCGCGGGCGGCCGTCAGCGGCCAGGGCACGAGCGGGCCGCAGATGGCCGACGACCGCGTCACCTCCCAGGACGGGCATGCTGGCGAACTCGGCGACGGCTGCCGGAACGACGCCGCAGCGCGTCAGCGCCGCCGTGGTCACCGGCACGCGCGCGCGGCCGGCGCCGTCCGCGATCTTCACGCGCTTCACCGCTATCCGGCGCCGTCCGCGATCTTCACCGCTATGGCCCGTCCGTCGTCAAGGGCGGCGACCTGCACGCCTTCGAAGCCGTCCTTGGTCAGCAGCCCCGGCACGGCACGCATCAGTGACGCGACATCGCGGCCCGAACCGGAGGCCATCTCGGGGTGCTCGCGCATCGCGTCGGCCACGCGCGCCTCAGCAGTGCCCGGCGCGGCCGTAGCGATTCGGGCGGCGGCGCGGGCCAGGCCGTGCAAGGAAATCGAGAACAGCGGTGCACCGCAGCCGTCGGCCGTCACCTGGGCGATGCGCTGGCCGGTCAGTTCCTCCACCCTCTCGGCCACAGCCCGCTGCAGCGGATGCGCGGCGTCGAGATAGTCCTCCAGCGGCCAGCCACGCAGTCGCGCTGTCAGCAACATGGCTGCGTGCTTGCCGGAGCAGTGCTGCGCGATCCGGGAGGGCAGGCGCCCTTGCCGGATCCAACTCTCCCGTACGACCGGGTCGTAGGGCAGGTCCGGGAGGTTGCGCAGCGCGTCCTCACCCAGCCCGGCCAGATCCAGGATGCGCCGGGTGCCGGCGAGATGCTGCTCCTCGCCGGAGTGGGTGGCCGCAGCCAGCGCAAGCAGCTCTCCCTCCAGTGGCAGGCCGGCCCGCACCAGGGCCGTCGCCTGGACGGGGTTGAGCGCCGAACGGGGACAGAAGGCCGCCTCGATGTCGCCGATTTGCAGCTCCACCCGCCCGTCGGCCGCCAGCACGACGACTGAGCCGTAATGGCTGCTCTCGATCACATCACCGCGGAACAGGTGGGCCACCGGCGCATGAAGGGGCTCTCGAACTACTGGTGCCTCGGCAGGAGAGCCATCCCGCTTCGCTGATGACGTGAACACCCGAAGCATCTGTTCCGCCGGATGGCGAATTACATCTTCGGATGTGGTGAGTGTGAGCGGCTCTGGTTTCCGGGATTTCATGGGAAAAACACCCCTTGGGTTCTGCGGAAAGAAGGGGGGACGCTGCGCCCTCAGGTCACTCACCGAAAGACCGTGGTGTGAGTGTCGAAGGACGGCCGGCTGTCGACTGTGATGTCCCACTCAATCGATCGCGCGCAGGCGGCAACGTGCTGGTTGGTGCTCCCGTCGGCCTACTGCTCTTTTTCGTCCTCGGTGTGGAGGACAGTAGTACGCCACGTGCTTCGCGTCACTACATCTGAGGGGAACTTGAGCTAATCGTCAAACGGAATACGTCCGTGACCTTCTTTCCCCTTGACGCGGCCCCAGGGGATCCGTGTGGATTCTTTAGTGGACCGAAAGGAGTCGGCATGAGACTGCTTCTCGTCGAGGACGACATTCACGTGGCTGGTGCCCTCTTGGCGCTACTGTCGCGGCACGGCTTCGAAATAGTGCATGCCTGCAACGGCAGGGAGGCGCTCCAGAGCCTGCTGGCGGACGACGCACTTCCCTTCAGTGTCATCCTGCTCGACCTCGGACTGCCCGACCAGGACGGCTACGAGGTGTGCGGCAAGATCCGCAAGCGGACCGGTACTCCGTTGATCATCGTGACGGCGCGCTCCGACGTACCGTCCCGAATACGCGGTCTCAACCTCGGAGCCGACGACTACGTGGTGAAGCCGTACAGCGTCGGGGAACTGCTCGCCCGTATCCATGCCGTGAGCCGACGCACCGTGCCCCTTGTGGGAGCGGGGCGTGGCAGGAGCGATCTACGGTTCGGGCCCGTGCACATCGACTTGCCCGCCCGCCGGGTGACCGTCGGCGGGTCAGCCGTGGAGCTGACCCTCAAGGAGTTCGAGCTGCTCGTACTGCTCACGCAGAGGCCGGGTGTTGCCTTCCGCCGGGATCAGATCATCAGCGAGGTGTGGCAGAGCAGTTGGCAGGGCACGGGTCGCACCCTGGAGGTTCATGTAGCCTCCCTGCGCACCAAGCTGGGAATCCCCGCCCTCATCGAGACCGTGCGCGGCGTGGGCTATCGGCTCGTCGCCCCGATGCCGTAGCCACGCTCGAGTTGGGCCCGGCGGTTTCATGTGTGCTTGGCCGGCCGGCGGCGCGGGTCGCATGTTGAGTGCGGCGACGTAGTAGATGCACGGCAGGGCTGGGATTGACGTAGGCGTGCGTGATGTCGGCGCGAAGTGCAGGCCGGACAACACGGCGAGGCTGCGCGCATCAACAGTCGCCTGGTACCGGGGCATCAGGTGGCACTGTCACGTTGGTTGATGGCGTGGGATGATCTTCGGGTTGATCATGCTGGAGGGGCCGTCCGTGGAGAGCGCACCGCCGTCGTACAGGGGGCACCGGTACCCGGTCGAGATCATCTCCCACGCGGTGTGGCTGTACCACCGCTTCCCCCTCAGTTTCCGCGAGGTCGAGGAGCTCATGCTCGAGCGCGGAGTGGTCGTCTCCTACGAGACGGTGCGGCGGTGGTGTCTGAAGTTCGGGCAGGCCTATGCCAACGCGCTGCGCCACCGGCAACCTGGGCCCGGGGACAAGTGGCACCTGGGCGAGGTCTTCGTCAGGATCAACGGCGAACAGTGGTACCTGTGGCGGGCCGTCGACCAGGACGGGACGGTGCTGGACATCCTCGTGCAGAACCGCCGGGACAAGGCCGCGGCCAGGCGCTTCTTCCGCAGGCTCCTGAAGAAGACCGGTGCTGTGCCGCGGGTGATCGTCACCGACAAGCTCCGCTCCTACGGCGCGGCCCACCGCGAGGTCATGCCCTCCGTGGAGCACCGCTCTCACAAGGGCCTGAACAACCGGGCCGAGAACAGCCACCAGCCAACGAGGCAACGCGAACGCGCGATGAAGGGCTTCCGCTCCGTCGGCGCAGCCCAGCGGTTCCTGTCCGCGTTCAGCGGCATCTCACCCCACTTCCGGCCCCGCCGCCATCTGATGACCGCCGTCGACTATCGAGCCGAGATGACCGTCCGCTTCGCGATCTGGGACCAGGTCACTGGCGCCGCCGTCCAGCCCACCACGCCCTGAGCACCCGGCCGGAACCCGGCCCACCACACCCCGACGCACCGTCAGACACCCACACACCCAACAACGTGACAGCGCCCCCCGCTGCCCCGCCCCGTGTGTTGGACGACTCTCTGTATGAGCACGAAGGTGGTGGTTGGCGACACTCGCGGTGGGCATGAGTGTTGATCTTGGTGGGCAGTCTGATCTTGCTTCGTGCGCGACGACATGGTGTGCACGAGGTGGAGGTGCGGAGTGCGGTCCACCCCCCTACCCTCACGCTCGCTCATGACCAACATGATCCCCGACCACCAGAGCCAGGAGAGATGCCCTCCCCAACAGGTTTCTCCAGCCGCCCCCGATCGCCGAGACGCCAAGCGACACCGCGTGCATGAAGCCGACACCGTGTTCACGACGACCCCGGCGGCCTGACGGCCGCCGGGGTCGTTTCATCCCGTCCCATCGACAACC
This portion of the Streptomyces canus genome encodes:
- a CDS encoding IS110 family transposase, translating into MPSMTQQSHPRHDTTDQHEQVLLGVDTHKDVHVAAVITSTGFLLDTRSFPTTREGYRQLLSWARAFGLLRQAGVECTGSYGAALTRYLHQEGITVTEVNQPDKAARRRHGKSDSIDAAAAARAVLSGRATATAKTTDGPVETIRLFKMAKTSAVKSRSMAINQLKAVLVAAEPALRESLAGLSNPKLIRRCSQLRPAPGTGPQAASRHTLRLLAKRILHLTEEINDLTARISTAIDACAPKLLELYGVGPDTAAALLTAAGDNPDRLASEASFAALCGASPVEASSGKTQRRRLNRGGDRQANSALYTIVIARLRWDTRTRSYVERRVSEGKTRREAIRCLKRYVAREIYQALLTARKQAPAPVPAG
- a CDS encoding response regulator transcription factor; translated protein: MRLLLVEDDIHVAGALLALLSRHGFEIVHACNGREALQSLLADDALPFSVILLDLGLPDQDGYEVCGKIRKRTGTPLIIVTARSDVPSRIRGLNLGADDYVVKPYSVGELLARIHAVSRRTVPLVGAGRGRSDLRFGPVHIDLPARRVTVGGSAVELTLKEFELLVLLTQRPGVAFRRDQIISEVWQSSWQGTGRTLEVHVASLRTKLGIPALIETVRGVGYRLVAPMP
- a CDS encoding IS6 family transposase — translated: MLEGPSVESAPPSYRGHRYPVEIISHAVWLYHRFPLSFREVEELMLERGVVVSYETVRRWCLKFGQAYANALRHRQPGPGDKWHLGEVFVRINGEQWYLWRAVDQDGTVLDILVQNRRDKAAARRFFRRLLKKTGAVPRVIVTDKLRSYGAAHREVMPSVEHRSHKGLNNRAENSHQPTRQRERAMKGFRSVGAAQRFLSAFSGISPHFRPRRHLMTAVDYRAEMTVRFAIWDQVTGAAVQPTTP